In Deltaproteobacteria bacterium, one DNA window encodes the following:
- a CDS encoding archease gives MERFRFIDHTGDLGVEVFGDSLSALFQHAGEAFTEIITDAETIVTRESIPISLKAEQIEDLLVRWLNEFVFLFDTKGLLFKVFDIASIDDRHIEATVQGEPYDDARHPFRTTVKSATYHQLEVVREGEFWKARIILDL, from the coding sequence ATGGAAAGATTTCGCTTTATCGACCATACAGGCGATCTCGGCGTCGAAGTTTTTGGGGACAGTCTGTCTGCCCTTTTTCAACACGCCGGGGAAGCATTTACCGAGATTATCACCGATGCGGAAACGATCGTCACCCGGGAATCCATACCTATCTCCCTGAAGGCCGAGCAGATCGAAGATCTGCTGGTCCGTTGGCTCAATGAATTTGTGTTCCTATTCGACACAAAGGGGCTGTTATTCAAGGTCTTCGATATCGCTTCCATCGATGACCGCCACATCGAGGCGACGGTTCAGGGCGAACCATACGACGATGCCCGCCATCCCTTCAGGACAACCGTCAAGAGCGCGACATATCACCAACTCGAAGTGGTTCGGGAGGGAGAATTCTGGAAGGCCCGAATTATTCTCGATCTTTAA